The sequence below is a genomic window from Sphingobacterium sp. ML3W.
CAGTCGTGATATCACGTCCATAGATAAAGAGGAAATCAACGATATGCAGTTGGTCTTACAACTCAAAAGGATTGTTCCCGAATTCAAATCACAAAATTCTATTTTCCAAGATTTAGACGAACATCTAGCAGAAAAAAATAGTGCTGAAGCGTAGTTTTTAAAAAACACAGCTAAGCGCATAAAAGCCCGATAACTTAACAATATCGGGCTTTTTTATGTCCTTTTATAAACCAGCACAATTTCAATATTTATCATTTCTATTCTTTATTCTACCATAGAATAAATTTATCGATGATCAAAAAGCCAAGTCAGTTCATTTTACAGCATTAATTAACTTAAAATACCAGAAATTCTTTCGTAATTTGCATTTCAGTTTAAAAGAAATCACGATAGGTATTTTAGGTCGGGAAGGCGGAAAAACAAGAAATATGAAAAATAAGAAAATTTACATAGCCGGTCACCGCGGTATGGTAGGTTCTGCAGTAAAAAGAAAATTGGAAGATTTAAGCTATCAAAATTTCATTTTACGCACTTCCAGTGAATTGGACCTTCGCAATCAGTCTCAAGTACAAAAGTTTTTCAAACAAGAAAAACCGGACATTGTGATTGATGCTGCCGCCAAAGTAGGAGGTATATTAGCCAATAATAACTACCCCTATCAATTTTTAATGGATAATATGCAGATTCAGAACAATCTGATTCATGAATCCCTACAACATGATGTAGAAAAATTTATCTTTTTAGGTTCTTCCTGTATTTACCCTAAATTTGCACCACAACCATTACAAGAATCCAGTTTATTAACGGATAGTCTCGAGCCCACTAATGAATGGTATGCTTTAGCTAAAATCACAGGGGTAAAATTATGTCAAGCTATCCGCAATCAGTTTGGAAAGGATTATGTCAGTTTAATGCCAACCAATCTGTATGGTACTCATGACAATTTTGACTTGACAAGTTCACATGTTTTACCTGCGATGATACGCAAATTTCACGATGCTAAGTTGCTAGGGAACACAGCAGTGACACTATGGGGAACGGGGAGTCCATTACGCGAGTTTTTGTTTGTAGATGATCTAGCTGCTGCCGTATCCTTTACTTTAGAGAATAAACTGCCCGATTACCTATATAATGTGGGCACAGGTACAGATTTAAGCATTAAAGATTTAGCCAATCTGATTCAATCTGTAGTCGGGCATCAAGGCGAAATCATTTGGGATAGCAGCAAACCCGATGGTACACCGCGAAAATTAATGGATGTAAGCAAAATGCACCAATTAGGTTGGAAGCATCTCGTTCAACTAGAAGAAGGAATCAAACGTACATATCAATGGTTTTTAGAAAACCAAGACAATTATAAAGAAGTAAAATTATAAGTATTCAATATGAAAACTGCATTAATCACCGGTGTAACAGGACAAGATGGTTCCTATTTAGCAGAGTTATTATTAGAAAAGGGCTATATGGTACACGGCATCAAGCGCAGAGCCTCATCCTTCAACACACAACGCATTGACCATATTTACATGGATCAGCATGAAAATAATGTCAATTTCAAATTGCACTATGGTGATTTAACAGATTCAACCAATATCATTCGTATTATTCAGGAAGTACAGCCTGACGAAATCTACAATTTAGGAGCCATGTCTCACGTCAAAGTATCCTTTGATTCACCGGAATACGTGGCCAATGTCGATGGTCTAGGGGCATTACGCATCCTCGAAGCAGTCCGTATTTTGGGTTTGGAAAAAAAGACACGTATCTATCAAGCATCTACTTCCGAACTCTACGGGTTAGTACAAGAAGTTCCACAAAAAGAGACAACTCCATTTTATCCGCGTTCTCCTTATGGGGTGGCAAAAATATATGGCTTTTGGATTACAAAGAACTATCGCGAGGCCTATAATATGTATGCATGCAATGGTATTCTTTTCAACCACGAGTCGCCACGTAGAGGCGAAACCTTTGTAACACGAAAAATTACGATGGCCACAGCCGCCATTGCATTAGGTAAACAAGAATGTTTATACCTAGGCAACCTCAATGCCCAGCGCGATTGGGGACATGCCAAAGACTACGTTGAAGCGATGTGGCGTATTTTGCAACAAGATGTTGCTGAAGACTTTGTTATCGCAACCGGCGTAACAACCTATGTACGTGATTTTGTTCGAATGGCATTTGCTGAAGTAGGTATCGAATTGGAATTTCAAGGTAATGATGCATCTGAAGTAGCAAAAGTTAAAGCTTGCCTCCATCCAGACTATCAATTGGAAATCGGCAAAATTGTAGTAAAAGTTGACCCACAATACTACAGACCAACAGAAGTAGATCTATTAGTGGGCGATCCAACCAAATCAAATACACAATTGGGTTGGAAGCCAAAGTATGACTTGGCAGGTTTGGTCAAAGAGATGATGGATTGCGATATCGCTTTAGCAAAAAACAATAGCTATCATTAATCATCCGGTTAACATGATCATGATATAGCTCAACACAAGGATGAATACCAAGCATAGCTTCACAAAATGCTTGGTATTTATCTAAATTATACGAAAAATAGATTAAAAAATCAGATTCCCAATTAATTTAACCTATATTTTTGAATTTGATTTTTTTATTTATAAAAAATTGCTTTCTTTGCAGCAGTTATTAAACAAATGGAGTCATCTTGCCCTGATTCAGGTTAGACCATAAAACAATTGGAGGCTTAGCTCAGCTGGTTTAGAGCACTACCTCGACAAGGTAGGGGTCACTGGTTCGAACCCAGTAGTCTCCACCAAAAGAGCATCTATCAAGATGCTCTTTTTTTATTAGTCATTTTGTTTCACGTTTTTCTTCTTTAACCGAATGCCATAACCGGTCGTCCACTCAATAAAATCGGCTTTACCACCATGAGCCTTAATAGAAACGCCAGCAAAAACTTCCTTATAAACTTTAGTACGTACGCCAATACGAAGGTACACTGGGCTTCCCTCTCCGTTAAATTCATTTCGATGTAAATAAGTTCCGAGATTTGCATTAATATTTAGCCTGGTATTGAGTACATGGTCAAAATATAAAGCAGGACCATAAGAGATTAACGCCGATAGCCTACCCGCTTTATCACCGGCTATTTTACTATCATTGCCACTTGCCGAATAGAATGCATCCATTCCAGCACCTACACGCCACTTATAGCCCAGATGTTTGCTATAATAAGCTCCCAATGTTGACTTAAAATACTGTCTATCGTCATCACGATTAATCTGTTTGAATCCAAAGGCATAATTAAAGCGGAGTTCATGCGTTTCTTCCATTGGTGGAATTGGGTATTTTCTAAAATCAAAAGGTTGGCTAGACGGTATATAAGTAGCCGATACACTCAAAGGCAATAAATTGATTCCCGTATTAGGCAATGCCAAAGCGCCATTACTAAAATGATGAAATGCCAATCCTGCGCCCAAGTGAATTTTCCTAGTCACGCGGTAGTTAGCCTGTAAACCCAAATCAATAAACACATTGTTTTTGCTCCCAATAATCAAATTAAATGGATTCTCTTCTTCGTTGTAAGGATTAAATCGACCTGACAAACCCAGCGCAATCCTATAATTAAAGTTCCATCTACTATTTGTCTTAGGAGCGATCGGGACAGCAACAAATCCATAAAATGCAAAAGGTTTTCCAAGATGTTCTTGACCAAAAGTACTGCTATATAACCCTACACCATAAATCGGATAATTATAGATCTGATTATAAATGCTCTTAACAGAGTCTTCGTAATTACTCTGGAAACCCACTCTAAAATTGATACCACTATAATAAGAATCAGCAAGCGTTTCTTTAGCTCGCTCATTCAATTTAAGTTCACCTCCACTTTCATGTTCGAGCTGAAAGATCAATCGTACTTTTGACGGAATTATATGCTTACTGGAGTCTTGGGAACTATCGGTTCGGGGGCTTACCTGAGCGCTCAGGTGGAAGGAAATAAAAGATAAAGTGAAAAAAGTAAAAATTCTTGCTAGCATTAAATAAGCCTTTAAAATGTTTTGATAAGATTAATAACAAACTTTAGCAATCTAGTTTACGATTTCCATGTCGCCTGAACGATAAAAATAAATAAAACGCTATTCATTTATGAACAATAACTATTGCACTATTCATAACAAGCGCTAAGAATGCTTTGTTTGACGTAAATCGACAAATTTAACGAATAATATCCAAATAGATTTCACTACCATTCAATCTATCTTTTTTTAAATAATAGCCTTCCCCAAAAATCAGAATAATAGTCCGTTATTACATAAACTGAGATCACAGCATTTATATATACAATACCTGTAAACAAGAATAGCACGGCATCCTTGCCGTGCTATTGTACGAATCATTTCACAAAGATTCTAATCTTTAGTATCATGCAAACTACAGGTCTAATATAAAATAGATGGATTTTAAATCGAAGGCACTAGCTCGATTTTCAAGGTAGGATTTAACTTAAAAATACACAGATGCTCCACATAAAGATGAGGAGCATCTGTATACAAAAAAATATTTTTATTTAACTTTTCGAATACATGTAATCAAATCATGCGCATCCAATGGTTTTTTGAGTTTCCCATCAAACTGATTTTTCTGATTTTGTTGTTCAATCTCAAAATACATATTATCTGCAGTAAACACAAAAACTTTAATGTACTGCCATGCCCCATTATTCCGTATTTTTTCAAGCAATTCCCAACCATTCATAACTGCCATATGCAAATCAGTAATCACCAGCTGTACCGGATTGTGTTGCAGATATTCCAAAGCATCTTGACCTTTTTCAAAAACATGTACATTCGCAAAATCTTTGAAGTAATGCTTCAGGTAAAGAATATTGATTCGATTATCATCTACAATAGCAATTTGAAGGTCTGGTGAAAGATCTGCTAACGTATACAGTTCCGCATGAGTTTGTTCAGTCTTAGATTCTTTAATCGGAAATGACAAAGTAAATGTCGAGCCCTTTCCCAAAACACTTTCCAAATCAAGGCTTCCATGTAATTGTTCGACAAACAATTTGGAGATATAAAGTCCCAACCCAAAACTACTCGACTGAACTTTTGAGCCTGCCATATAGTAAGGTCTAAAAACCAAAACCTGTTCTTCAAGTGCTATACCACGTCCACTATCTTTCACTTCGACAAAGCAAAAAGATTTTCCGTTTTTCACCTTTATATAAGCGTGAATATTTACATCACCCAGTTCGGTATATTTAATGGCATTACTGAGTAAGTTGGACACGATCTGCCTCATTCGAAACTCACTACTACAGATCAACAATTTTGAATCGATATCCAATTTCTTAATGAACTTAATATTCTTCTTTTGAGCATGGTGCCTATGCAAATGGATGATATCATCGATTACCTGATAAGGTGAGAAGAAATCATACTCAACGTCTAGCACCCCCGCTTCCAACTTACTGATGTTCAAGATATCATTAACCGTACTATTGATAACCTCAATCTCATGAGAAGCCGAATCCAGATACTCCTCATCGATTACCTCATGACTTCCACTTTTTCTCAAAATATCGATAATACCTAAGAGCGAGTTAATCGGTGTCCGGACCTCATGGCTTACACTAGCCAAAATTGTCGTTTTTTCGCTTGCAATCTTCGCTGCATAGTCTTTTTCTTCTTGCAATTTACGCTCATAGGATACCGCATTGGACTGATAATAGAAAATAAAAACCATCATCAATAAAATGATAGCCAAAGAAGCAACAAGTTGATTTCTAAAATTGATGGTACTTTGTTTATATACCGCTAAATCCTTTTCTTCCGCTTTTCTGAGACTTTCTATTTCGAATGCTTTAATTTTATCGATTCCTTTACGTAGATTATCCAAAAGGTTACGATTCGCTTGAATAAGCTCCTTCTCTTTATTCTGTAGAGCTTTAAACTTCTGTTGCAGCTTTTTCACATTTTGCGCATATACAATCTTATTCTGTTTTATCAGATATTCGATTTGTTTCGATATCACATCACGTTGGGAAGTATTAAAATCTTGAGTGATTGTATTTGCAACGAGCGTATCATTTTTAGCATTGAAAATACGGTTAAATAGTTTTTCTTTCTTTCTAATTGTCGTATCCTGTTTCAATGAATTGAATGAAGTATCTCTCATAATTCGATTCATCACGGAATCTGCACGTTCAAATCGAGGAGCTTCAACAGTTGCTTTAGCTGAAGAAGATAATGTTGACAGCGAATCATTTGTGAAAAATATTAGCTGATCGACTGTTTGTTTCAATCCGACAAACTCTTGCGCTAATAAGTTCTTTTGCTCCATATCCAAAGTACTCATCTGCATGATATCATCTGCTAAAGGCAACGATGATATCGAATCAACATAAAGCTTGATGGTATCAAGCTTTAGCTTATAAGCCAAATAAGTGTCATCTTCAAAATTTACAGTATAGAGTCTGAAAAGATTATCAGCCTCACTATAAGCTGAATAAACCGGAAATAAGGCTGAAGATTCTTGATAAGAAGACGTGTACGATGTGAGGCGCTCCTTAACTTTTTGTTGCTCGAGATATTGATAAATAAATATCGCAATCAGGTAAGCAAATGAAGCCATTAATGCACCAATTAATAGCTTCCTTAATATAAATGTTTTTTTACTCTTAGAAGTTGACAATGGACTATATTTTTCCGTAAAGTTAAGCATTTCATTAAACGACACGAAATAAATTTATCATCTATTCGCAAAAAACACAGGTACACAATTACACCAAAGTCCATGAAAAGTCCGCATTTTCAATAGAGTTGCACAGTAATCTCTATATTGCTCAGAAAGGAGGCTTATTTTTTTTACAGCAAATAAATGCTGTTTATCGCAACTGCGAAACAAACTTTATTAAACACGCAACTTATGCCTTCTTGGTTATTGGGTATATGGGTACTTCTGAAGTCCTATTATCCAAGATTTCAGTATCTAAAATCTCAAATTCTGAATTTCGAGATTTAAATTCCGGAACAATCTTTTTCATGTTTCTGACCAAACTCATGTAATCCGGAAACATCATATGCGAATTAACCATTTGTAGACATAAATCGTTTATCATTTGCACTTTTTGCATCAGATCATCATGATTAACTTTGGCAATCATAATTTTTGGATGATGTGTTTTGATTGTATTCTCATTATTAGCCAAAAGCTCCTCATAGATTTTCTCTCCTGGTCTCAACCCTACGATTTTGATATCGATATCTTCTGGATAACGATATCCTTTCAGATTAATCATCCGTTTAGCCAAATCAATGATGCGTACTGACTTCCCCATATCAAAAACAAATATTTCTCCTCCATTGCCCATGATACCTGCTTCCTGCACCAATAAACATGCTTCCGGAATGGTCATAAAAAACCGGGTTATCTCAGGGTGAGTTAATGTCAGTGGTCCGCCCTGCTCCATCTGTTTTTCAAACAAAGGAATAACCGAGCCATTGGATCCCAAAACATTTCCAAAACGGGTAATGATAAAGTTTGTTTTAGACTTACCAGCACAACTGCTAATATAAATTTCTGCCATTCTTTTAGTCGCCCCCATGATATTCGTTGGGTTGACAGCCTTATCAGTAGAAACCATGACCATTTTCTGGACATCATATTCCATACACAGATCGGCCATATTCTTGCTTCCCAAAACATTGGTTTGTATAGATTCATAAGGATTAGCTTCCATCAATGGTACATGCTTATATGCAGCTGCATGAAATACAAAGTCAGGTCTATGTTCTGCAAATACCTTTTGCATAAAACCATAATTGCGAACATCACCAACGATACAATGCATATCTTCAAGTTGACTACATTTAATCGATTGCTGAATATCATATAAGGGTGATTCGGCTTGATCCACCAAAATCAATTTTTTATAAGCACGTTTGGCAATCTGCCTAGCCAACTCCGATCCAATAGATCCTGCAGCACCTGTTACCAAAATAACCTTGCCTTCCATTGCGATTTCAATTTCTTGATGTTCCAACTTTATCGGCTTACGACCCAATAAATCATCAATTTTCAAAGCACGTATTTCACGTCCAGATCTTGCATTTGGTAAGATTCGAGCTGGAGACATGATCTTAAGTTCAAGACCCAGCTCATGAAACCAATCGGATACAAATTGTAATCGCTCCGGATCATTATTCTCTACAGCTATGATTACTTCACAAATTCTATATTTTTTTATATAGCTTTTATTAATCTCGGAAATATCCAATATTTTCAAACCAGCAAGACGCTTACCAATGCGGGACAATTGATCTTCAACAAAAGCAATAACCTGATATTTAACTCTACCATCTTCTCTCAACAAAGAGTAGGATGTCAAACCAGGACGCGAAGCACCAAAAATCAACACATTTTCCAATTTTCTAGCAGGCAAGAAGAGGTAATCGAATAAGGTTCGATAAACAACCCGAGCACCGACCATAATGACCATCAAAATACAGGCTTGTATCGTCAGTACAGGATAAGATTGTCGTAATACATCACCTGCAACTGTTCCCTTATCAATAAATATTCGGACAAGTAAGTTTATGAAAAGCAGAACAATATAGCCCATTGCTACCGTTTTAAAGATTTTAATGGTATCTCGGATACCAGTTTCACGTACGATTCCTTTAAAAATGCTATGGCTGAGAAATAGAGTAAAATAAACCGATAATACGATCATCAGTTTCTGAAAAATCAAAATAACCTCCGGCGTACCCTTAATATTAAAAAAGATATAGTTGGCAAGCAAATAACTGGCAACTACAAAAAACATATCAATCATCAGGATAACCCATCTCGGATTATATTTACGTAGACGCCTTTTCAAATCCCCCCAAGAACCTATCATAACTTTACATTTAAGTATTTAATCTTTATAAAATGAGGTTAGTTTGTGCTTAGCAATATGACAGCTATATAACTTATAATCAGTAGCACTATACCAAGTTACATAAATTCTAACAATTCTGCTAGAATTGAAATTAATATCATAATTTATGCACCGATATGTCTTCATCCCCATGCTATGGCAGTTGACATAACAAATATTGTAACAAATTGTTGATAAAAATTTTATTTAATGACAGATAGGCATTCCACTTAAAGCAAAAATATCGTTACATTCCGTTTGAATGAAGCAACTTAAATCTTAACGACTTGTTAAGACCCAAAAGTGGCATACTCTTTGACCAGCAACTAACGACAACATTTTGGGGAAAATATACTGTTGTCAAAACAATAAATGATCGGATTTAAAATCACAATAAAAAACGAACATCAATTGCTTTAATCTACTTTATCAAAAACATTACTACTATTAAAAATGACCTTCTTTACTAATTTATTTTTAAAAAAGAAAAAATCAACTTCTGTTAGATCTCTAACACAATTAGACTTCCTCGAAGTCGACATGCACAATCATCTGCTTCCAGGAATCGACGACGGTAGTAAATCCGTTCAGCAATCCTTGGGCTATATCAAAGAACTCCATAACCTAGGTTTTAAGAAGTTTATCTGCACACCCCATATTATGGAAGGTGTACATCCGAACACTAAATTTAGCATCGAGCAAGCACACCGTGCTTTAAGTGACGGGTTAAAAGAATCGGGAAGTGAAGTAGAAATATTTGCAGCTGCGGAACATATGATAGATGACGGTTTGCATACACTTATACAAAATAATGACCTTTGTCTCCTTCCAGGTGGTTACGTTTTAATTGAAATGTCCTATCTTTCTGAGTCCAAAGCCTTATTTCAAACCATCTTGAATATTCAGAAACTAGGCTATAAACCGATTTTGGCACATCCAGAACGCTACAATTATTACCATAGCAACTTTGATATCTATAAGCAAATCAAAGACGCAGGATGTTTCTTGCAGTTAAACCTACTTTCACTAAGTCGTTATTATGGTGTTGACGTTAAAGCCATTGCCATGACGCTATTAAAATCAGGCATGTATGACTTTGTCGGAACAGATCTTCACCACGACAAGCATCTACACCAACTCAAAGATATCGTAGAAAAATATCCTGTTAGAGAGATGTTGAAGACCTGTACTATTTTGAATCCAACTTTATTGGACCATATCAATGCCAGCAAAGGGCAACACACCATAGCAGGTTAAATCGATTTTATAAAAAAAGGGTTCTTCTCCATTTGGAAAAGAACCCTTTTTTTATAATTCACGGTAGATAAATGTATTAAAATTTTAGTTTTTCACGCAACGGATTTGAGCCGCAAAATTTGCTGACGCTGATTCCGTACGAGCAGAATCTCCAAAATCATTTGCATTTCCTGTCATATACAACCTTTGTGTGTCCGCAAGTAAATACATTCCTTGGCTATTAAATCCATCTCCTGTATTATTATCATTATAGGAACCCCAAAAAGGGAAAAACAAATAATTAGTGCGATTAACACCGGGGTCAT
It includes:
- a CDS encoding GDP-L-fucose synthase family protein, which encodes MKNKKIYIAGHRGMVGSAVKRKLEDLSYQNFILRTSSELDLRNQSQVQKFFKQEKPDIVIDAAAKVGGILANNNYPYQFLMDNMQIQNNLIHESLQHDVEKFIFLGSSCIYPKFAPQPLQESSLLTDSLEPTNEWYALAKITGVKLCQAIRNQFGKDYVSLMPTNLYGTHDNFDLTSSHVLPAMIRKFHDAKLLGNTAVTLWGTGSPLREFLFVDDLAAAVSFTLENKLPDYLYNVGTGTDLSIKDLANLIQSVVGHQGEIIWDSSKPDGTPRKLMDVSKMHQLGWKHLVQLEEGIKRTYQWFLENQDNYKEVKL
- the gmd gene encoding GDP-mannose 4,6-dehydratase; translated protein: MKTALITGVTGQDGSYLAELLLEKGYMVHGIKRRASSFNTQRIDHIYMDQHENNVNFKLHYGDLTDSTNIIRIIQEVQPDEIYNLGAMSHVKVSFDSPEYVANVDGLGALRILEAVRILGLEKKTRIYQASTSELYGLVQEVPQKETTPFYPRSPYGVAKIYGFWITKNYREAYNMYACNGILFNHESPRRGETFVTRKITMATAAIALGKQECLYLGNLNAQRDWGHAKDYVEAMWRILQQDVAEDFVIATGVTTYVRDFVRMAFAEVGIELEFQGNDASEVAKVKACLHPDYQLEIGKIVVKVDPQYYRPTEVDLLVGDPTKSNTQLGWKPKYDLAGLVKEMMDCDIALAKNNSYH
- a CDS encoding acyloxyacyl hydrolase, yielding MLARIFTFFTLSFISFHLSAQVSPRTDSSQDSSKHIIPSKVRLIFQLEHESGGELKLNERAKETLADSYYSGINFRVGFQSNYEDSVKSIYNQIYNYPIYGVGLYSSTFGQEHLGKPFAFYGFVAVPIAPKTNSRWNFNYRIALGLSGRFNPYNEEENPFNLIIGSKNNVFIDLGLQANYRVTRKIHLGAGLAFHHFSNGALALPNTGINLLPLSVSATYIPSSQPFDFRKYPIPPMEETHELRFNYAFGFKQINRDDDRQYFKSTLGAYYSKHLGYKWRVGAGMDAFYSASGNDSKIAGDKAGRLSALISYGPALYFDHVLNTRLNINANLGTYLHRNEFNGEGSPVYLRIGVRTKVYKEVFAGVSIKAHGGKADFIEWTTGYGIRLKKKNVKQND
- a CDS encoding hybrid sensor histidine kinase/response regulator → MLNFTEKYSPLSTSKSKKTFILRKLLIGALMASFAYLIAIFIYQYLEQQKVKERLTSYTSSYQESSALFPVYSAYSEADNLFRLYTVNFEDDTYLAYKLKLDTIKLYVDSISSLPLADDIMQMSTLDMEQKNLLAQEFVGLKQTVDQLIFFTNDSLSTLSSSAKATVEAPRFERADSVMNRIMRDTSFNSLKQDTTIRKKEKLFNRIFNAKNDTLVANTITQDFNTSQRDVISKQIEYLIKQNKIVYAQNVKKLQQKFKALQNKEKELIQANRNLLDNLRKGIDKIKAFEIESLRKAEEKDLAVYKQSTINFRNQLVASLAIILLMMVFIFYYQSNAVSYERKLQEEKDYAAKIASEKTTILASVSHEVRTPINSLLGIIDILRKSGSHEVIDEEYLDSASHEIEVINSTVNDILNISKLEAGVLDVEYDFFSPYQVIDDIIHLHRHHAQKKNIKFIKKLDIDSKLLICSSEFRMRQIVSNLLSNAIKYTELGDVNIHAYIKVKNGKSFCFVEVKDSGRGIALEEQVLVFRPYYMAGSKVQSSSFGLGLYISKLFVEQLHGSLDLESVLGKGSTFTLSFPIKESKTEQTHAELYTLADLSPDLQIAIVDDNRINILYLKHYFKDFANVHVFEKGQDALEYLQHNPVQLVITDLHMAVMNGWELLEKIRNNGAWQYIKVFVFTADNMYFEIEQQNQKNQFDGKLKKPLDAHDLITCIRKVK
- a CDS encoding polysaccharide biosynthesis protein, which encodes MIGSWGDLKRRLRKYNPRWVILMIDMFFVVASYLLANYIFFNIKGTPEVILIFQKLMIVLSVYFTLFLSHSIFKGIVRETGIRDTIKIFKTVAMGYIVLLFINLLVRIFIDKGTVAGDVLRQSYPVLTIQACILMVIMVGARVVYRTLFDYLFLPARKLENVLIFGASRPGLTSYSLLREDGRVKYQVIAFVEDQLSRIGKRLAGLKILDISEINKSYIKKYRICEVIIAVENNDPERLQFVSDWFHELGLELKIMSPARILPNARSGREIRALKIDDLLGRKPIKLEHQEIEIAMEGKVILVTGAAGSIGSELARQIAKRAYKKLILVDQAESPLYDIQQSIKCSQLEDMHCIVGDVRNYGFMQKVFAEHRPDFVFHAAAYKHVPLMEANPYESIQTNVLGSKNMADLCMEYDVQKMVMVSTDKAVNPTNIMGATKRMAEIYISSCAGKSKTNFIITRFGNVLGSNGSVIPLFEKQMEQGGPLTLTHPEITRFFMTIPEACLLVQEAGIMGNGGEIFVFDMGKSVRIIDLAKRMINLKGYRYPEDIDIKIVGLRPGEKIYEELLANNENTIKTHHPKIMIAKVNHDDLMQKVQMINDLCLQMVNSHMMFPDYMSLVRNMKKIVPEFKSRNSEFEILDTEILDNRTSEVPIYPITKKA
- a CDS encoding tyrosine-protein phosphatase, with translation MTFFTNLFLKKKKSTSVRSLTQLDFLEVDMHNHLLPGIDDGSKSVQQSLGYIKELHNLGFKKFICTPHIMEGVHPNTKFSIEQAHRALSDGLKESGSEVEIFAAAEHMIDDGLHTLIQNNDLCLLPGGYVLIEMSYLSESKALFQTILNIQKLGYKPILAHPERYNYYHSNFDIYKQIKDAGCFLQLNLLSLSRYYGVDVKAIAMTLLKSGMYDFVGTDLHHDKHLHQLKDIVEKYPVREMLKTCTILNPTLLDHINASKGQHTIAG